Proteins from a genomic interval of Pseudomonadota bacterium:
- a CDS encoding ATP-binding protein, with the protein MGDKKTYIFPSLLFVIFFVLIAITGFVQFRVIQKNIEALLKSEAEIIVNHIRREIDVNLEYLSLLDVSPSIITPNFLNVLVYDEEIIEDLYAFFKTASIDAIQKIPVANIVVLDHGGAVVLKKGTMQIQPSYIKRLMSGKEEVFVKMPNGTNKSLLMGIKVSERFVFFWLDEKELETLRTRHIVKEILDREEKRLNIAGINIYDEKGVQYASSLEGEASASRFVLNKPLESRFLPGFSVEVLLSKDLAKDILRRTTVNFIFILVFLVVSGALSTYIIFYLERRYSERMRTMEKELALKERLVSLGKLASGMAHEIRNPLNAVSMSVQRLKREFTPEGGKKQEYDRFIDIMRDELSRINRIVEEFLLSTKSQAPFLNENLYAIVDEVLIIIREKASTSGVELINDIDRGIFMETQKERLKQAFYNIVLNGIESIHNGGYIEVSTKTAGDMVEISIKDTGQGIKEEDTGKIFEYYYTTKDKGMGLGLPISYMIIRDHGGDIKVTSGTGKGTTFCLTLPVKQKVERREIKN; encoded by the coding sequence ATGGGAGATAAAAAGACTTATATATTCCCATCCCTGCTATTCGTCATTTTTTTTGTCCTCATTGCTATAACCGGATTTGTTCAGTTCAGGGTTATCCAGAAAAACATAGAAGCATTACTGAAGAGCGAAGCCGAGATAATCGTCAATCACATCAGAAGAGAAATAGACGTAAATCTCGAATACCTGAGTCTTCTCGACGTATCACCCTCTATCATCACCCCGAATTTCCTCAATGTTCTGGTGTACGATGAAGAAATTATCGAAGACCTTTATGCCTTTTTTAAGACCGCATCAATAGACGCAATCCAGAAAATCCCCGTTGCAAATATTGTGGTATTGGACCACGGAGGTGCGGTGGTGCTGAAAAAAGGTACCATGCAAATCCAACCTTCATATATAAAAAGGCTTATGTCCGGAAAAGAAGAAGTATTTGTGAAAATGCCCAATGGGACTAATAAATCTCTCTTGATGGGTATCAAGGTATCGGAACGTTTTGTGTTTTTCTGGCTGGATGAAAAAGAACTGGAAACCCTCAGAACAAGACATATCGTAAAAGAGATACTTGACAGGGAGGAAAAAAGACTCAATATTGCCGGTATAAATATCTATGATGAAAAAGGAGTGCAATATGCGTCATCACTTGAAGGGGAAGCTTCTGCGTCGCGTTTTGTCCTCAATAAGCCCCTTGAATCGAGGTTTCTCCCCGGGTTTTCTGTGGAAGTTCTCCTTTCAAAAGACCTCGCAAAGGATATCTTACGGAGGACGACAGTTAACTTTATCTTTATCCTGGTGTTTCTCGTTGTATCGGGCGCCCTCAGCACTTACATCATATTTTACCTGGAAAGGCGTTATTCTGAGCGGATGAGGACGATGGAAAAGGAGTTGGCCCTGAAGGAACGGCTTGTATCGCTGGGTAAACTTGCTTCGGGCATGGCACATGAAATTCGGAACCCGCTGAATGCCGTGAGTATGTCTGTACAGCGGCTCAAGCGAGAATTTACCCCGGAGGGGGGAAAGAAGCAGGAATATGACAGGTTTATCGATATTATGAGAGACGAGCTTTCCCGGATTAACAGAATTGTTGAGGAATTTCTCCTTTCAACGAAGTCGCAGGCGCCATTCCTGAATGAGAATCTTTATGCTATAGTTGATGAAGTACTGATCATTATCAGGGAGAAGGCGAGTACGAGCGGAGTCGAATTAATCAATGATATTGACCGGGGAATTTTTATGGAGACTCAAAAAGAGAGACTGAAGCAGGCCTTTTATAATATAGTTTTAAACGGGATAGAGTCCATTCATAACGGCGGGTATATAGAAGTGTCAACTAAAACAGCCGGAGACATGGTCGAAATTTCTATAAAAGACACGGGCCAAGGTATTAAGGAAGAGGACACGGGGAAAATATTTGAGTATTATTATACAACCAAGGACAAGGGCATGGGACTCGGGTTGCCCATTTCATACATGATTATCAGGGACCATGGCGGCGATATAAAGGTAACGAGCGGGACAGGGAAGGGGACGACCTTCTGCTTAACCCTACCGGTTAAGCAGAAGGTAGAGCGTAGAGAAATTAAGAATTAA